A window of Aricia agestis chromosome 3, ilAriAges1.1, whole genome shotgun sequence contains these coding sequences:
- the LOC121740555 gene encoding histone-lysine N-methyltransferase SETMAR-like: MSTKDIHSDLVETLGDSTPPYSTVARWAKEFKLGRTSTEDEHREGRPSTSLTEENVKKVEEVVLEDRRVTIRQVAEVTGLSYGNIQRILANELHMRKVSARWVPKMLNDEQKKKRVDMSRANLEKFKADKDNFLSRFVTMDETWVHHFDPETKQQSMTWKRSDEPTPKKFKVSSSAGKVMASVFWDAEGIIMVDYLEKGATITGSYYAEQIRRLREAIKEKRRGKLRAGVLFHQDNAPTHKAAIAMTAIQEAGFELVEHPPYSPDLAPSDFYLFPRLKEHLRGKKFDDDSDLMAAVEDFFESQDKDFFSKGILGLEKRWTKCIDLLGDYVEK; encoded by the coding sequence ATGTCTACCAAAGACATACACAGCGACTTGGTGGAAACATTAGGGGACTCTACTCCTCCATATTCCACAGTTGCACGCTGGGCTAAGGAGTTTAAGCTGGGAAGAACATCGACGGAAGACGAACACCGCGAAGGACGCCCATCGACGTCCCTCACTgaagaaaatgtgaaaaaagttGAAGAAGTTGTATTGGAAGATCGAAGAGTGACTATCAGGCAAGTAGCTGAGGTCACAGGGCTCTCATATGGCAACATTCAAAGAATCCTTGCAAACGAATTGCATATGAGAAAGGTCTCCGCGCGTTGGGTACCGAAAATGTTAAACGACGAGCAAAAGAAGAAACGAGTCGACATGTCAAGAGCAAATCTCGAAAAGTTCAAGGCAGACAAGGATAATTTTTTGTCACGTTTTGTTACCATGGACGAGACCTGGGTCCACCATTTTGATCCTGAAACAAAACAACAATCAATGACATGGAAACGATCCGATGAACCGACGCCGAAGAAATTCAAAGTGTCAAGCTCAGCAGGGAAGGTTATGGCGTCTGTTTTTTGGGACGCTGAAGGAATAATCATGGTGGACTACTTGGAAAAGGGGGCCACTATTACAGGCTCCTACTATGCAGAACAAATAAGAAGATTGCGGGAGGCTATTAAGGAGAAAAGGCGAGGCAAACTGCGGGCTGGAGTACTGTTCCATCAAGACAACGCACCGACTCACAAAGCTGCAATTGCCATGACTGCCATTCAGGAAGCGGGCTTTGAGCTGGTGGAACACCCCCCCTATTCACCAGATCTAGCCCCCAGTGACTTCTATCTCTTTCCACGACTCAAGGAACACCTCCGAGGCAAGAAATTTGACGATGATAGCGACTTGATGGCCGCGGTTGAGGACTTTTTTGAGAGTCaagataaagattttttttctaaggGAATTTTAGGTTTGGAAAAGAGATGGACTAAATGTATAGACTTGCTTGGAGACTATGTTgagaaataa
- the LOC121740556 gene encoding protein ANTAGONIST OF LIKE HETEROCHROMATIN PROTEIN 1-like gives MKNWLRGRESRSHMTLVRELRQSHQEDLFNYLRMSSETFNMLLTMVKPYISKMNTKMRQSINAEERLIATLRFLATGQSFEDLKFPTRISPQSLGVIIPETSKYICLVLKDCIKLPSSIEEWQEIARGYESRWHFPNCGGAIDGKHIRIRKPVNSGSYYYNYKHYFSIVLMAIVNADYEFLYVDIGCNGRVSDGGVIEYTSFYNKLQNEQLNLPPNNMNKNNMNFVFVADDAFALHENVIKPYPQRNLTREERIFNYRLCRARRTVENAFGILSSRFRVLHTEINMKPEKIDYIVLALCCLHNLLKKKERAGYLPTQALVTEDLDFGRVVHGDLSEVNPLTSLQQGHSRNVCENAKLNRDKYKEYFMHDGAVSFQYNFVN, from the exons ATGAAGAATTGGCTGCGTGGAAGAGAATCAAGATCTCATATGACGTTAGTACGTGAACTGAGGCAATCGCATCAGGAAGATCTATTTAATTACTTGCGAATGTCTTCAGAGACCTTTAACATGTTATTGACCATGGTTAAACCATACATCAGTAAAATGAATACAAAAATGCGTCAGTCTATAAACGCAGAAGAGAGATTAATAGCAACCTTACGGTTTTTGGCAACAGGACAAAGCTTTGAGGATTTAAAATTTCCTACAAGAATTTCACCTCAATCCCTGGGTGTAATTATCCCGGAAACAtcgaaatatatttgtttagtgCTAAAGGATTGTATAAAG TTACCATCGTCTATCGAAGAATGGCAAGAGATTGCAAGAGGTTATGAAAGTCGATGGCATTTTCCTAATTGTGGAGGTGCTATTGATGGTAAGCACATCAGAATTCGAAAACCAGTAAACAGTGGATCTTACTATTATAACTACAAACATTATTTTAGTATTGTGTTGATGGCAATTGTAAATGCAGATTACGAATTTCTATATGTTGATATCGGCTGTAATGGAAGAGTATCAGATGGAGGCGTTATTGAATATACTAGTTTTTATAACAAGTTGCAAAACGAGCAATTGAATTTACCACCTAacaatatgaataaaaacaatatgaaCTTTGTATTTGTAGCCGATGATGCTTTTGcattacatgaaaatgttattaaacCCTACCCACAAAGAAATTTAACTCGTGAAGAGCGCATTTTTAACTACCGCTTGTGTAGAGCTCGACGCACAGTAGAAAATGCTTTTGGCATATTATCTAGCCGATTTAGAGTTTTACATACAGAAATCAATATGAAACCAGAAAAAATTGATTACATAGTTTTAGCTTTATGTTGCCTGCACAatttgttaaagaaaaaagaaagagCCGGTTACCTACCTACTCAAGCACTGGTTACTGAAGATTTAGATTTTGGTAGGGTTGTACATGGAGATTTAAGCGAAGTTAATCCCCTGACCAGTTTACAACAGGGGCACAGCAGAAATGTATGTGAAAACGCAAAATTAAATCGTGACaaatacaaagaatattttatgCATGACGGAGCTGTATCGtttcaatataattttgtaaattaa